One region of Citrus sinensis cultivar Valencia sweet orange chromosome 6, DVS_A1.0, whole genome shotgun sequence genomic DNA includes:
- the LOC102618254 gene encoding probable 3-deoxy-D-manno-octulosonic acid transferase, mitochondrial isoform X2 has product MGPPGPLPTMRITKTKINGPAKKEKKWNVAIRLPMVMVMVMPMGAAIVYKLYRALTYGVSPLVYLHLRWRKIRGREHPLRWPERLGRPSVSRPPGPLIWFHAVSLGEGMAAIPVIKHCRRLRPDLHILMTTTTYSAFEVIKNRLPSGVIYQFCPLDIPVAVDAFLGYWKPSAIIIIEGELWPNLIMGASKHGIALGLLNARVSTKSFKQWSGPLFRPLISLLLSKFSLIAPLSTLQAIRFQLLEASPFTINFSGDLKYVHEYDESEGDIGSIEDLKASLAHRQVWMASSIHRGEEKVHKVLMQKNPNLVTIIVPRHPQHGKEIAQKLQKEGEVVALRSRHEKLMPRTNVYVVDTLGELRQLYKLTPIAVIGGSFLPGLAGHNISEAAAAGCAVLTGPHIGHYSNMVSAMQRLNPKSVLQVSGKSELEEAVSQLFSDARVLEAQQMAAKQAFCALSSGIVANVWNLLNFHVFRRALC; this is encoded by the exons ATGGGGCCACCGGGCCCCTTACCTACCATGCGCAtcaccaaaacaaaaattaacgGTCCGGcgaagaaagagaagaaatggAACGTTGCCATTAGGCTGCCgatggtgatggtgatggtgatgCCTATGGGTGCTGCGATAGTGTACAAGCTGTACAGAGCACTAACCTACGGTGTATCACCCTTGGTGTACCTTCACTTACGCTGGCGCAAAATCCGAGGTCGCGAGCACCCTCTCCGCTGGCCTGAGCGTCTGGGGCGCCCCTCCGTGTCACGGCCGCCGGGCCCACTCATCTGGTTCCACGCCGTCTCTTTAGGTGAGGGAATGGCTGCGATTCCTGTTATCAAGCATTGCCGCCGCTTGAGGCctgatttacacattttgaTGACTACCACCACCTACTCTGCTTT TGAAGTGATAAAGAATCGGCTTCCAAGTGGTGTTATATATCAg TTTTGCCCACTTGATATTCCCGTTGCCGTGGATGCTTTCCTTGGCTATTGGAAGCCAAGTGCAATCATAATAATAGAGGGTGAACTGTGGCCTAATCTTATTATGGGTGCTTCAAAACATGGT ATTGCATTGGGGTTGCTAAATGCTCGGGTGTCCACTAAATCCTTTAAACAATGGTCAGGACCTTTGTTTCGTCCGCTGATATCATTATTGCTGTCAAAATTTTCCTTGATTGCTCCTTTG AGCACCTTGCAGGCAATTCGCTTTCAGCTACTAGAAGCCTCACCTTTTACCATCAACTTTTCTGGTGACTTGAAATATG TACATGAATATGATGAATCTGAGGGAGATATAGGAAGTATAGAAGATCTGAAGGCATCACTTGCCCACAGGCAGGTCTGGATGGCTTCTTCCATACACAGGGGTGAAGAGAAAG TTCACAAAGTTCTCATGCAAAAGAACCCTAATTTGGTTACTATCATTGTGCCTCGACATCCGCAACATGGAAAGGAAATTGCTCAA AAATTGCAGAAAGAAGGGGAAGTTGTAGCTTTGAGGTCTCGGCATGAAAAGCTTATGCCACGAACAAATGTATATGTGGTGGACACATTAG GTGAGTTAAGACAGTTGTATAAATTAACTCCAATAGCTGTAATTGGAGGTTCTTTTTTGCCCGGTTTAGCTGGCCATAACATATCagaagctgctgctgctggctGCGCTGTTTTAACTG GTCCTCACATTGGGCATTACTCAAACATGGTGTCGGCAATGCAAAGATTAAACCCTAAGTCAGTCCTGCAG GTTTCCGGAAAGTCAGAGCTTGAAGAAGCTGTCTCGCAGCTCTTTAGTGACGCCAGAGTACTGGAAGCACAACAAATGGCTGCAAAACAAGCATTTTGTGCGCTGTCAAGTGGCATTGTTGCCAATGtttggaatttattaaattttcatgtttTCCGGCGGGCTTTATGCTAG
- the LOC102618254 gene encoding probable 3-deoxy-D-manno-octulosonic acid transferase, mitochondrial isoform X3: MGPPGPLPTMRITKTKINGPAKKEKKWNVAIRLPMVMVMVMPMGAAIVYKLYRALTYGVSPLVYLHLRWRKIRGREHPLRWPERLGRPSVSRPPGPLIWFHAVSLGEGMAAIPVIKHCRRLRPDLHILMTTTTYSAFEVIKNRLPSGVIYQFCPLDIPVAVDAFLGYWKPSAIIIIEGELWPNLIMGASKHGIALGLLNARVSTKSFKQWSGPLFRPLISLLLSKFSLIAPLSTLQAIRFQLLEASPFTINFSGDLKYVHEYDESEGDIGSIEDLKASLAHRQVWMASSIHRGEEKVQKLQKEGEVVALRSRHEKLMPRTNVYVVDTLGELRQLYKLTPIAVIGGSFLPGLAGHNISEAAAAGCAVLTGPHIGHYSNMVSAMQRLNPKSVLQVSGKSELEEAVSQLFSDARVLEAQQMAAKQAFCALSSGIVANVWNLLNFHVFRRALC; encoded by the exons ATGGGGCCACCGGGCCCCTTACCTACCATGCGCAtcaccaaaacaaaaattaacgGTCCGGcgaagaaagagaagaaatggAACGTTGCCATTAGGCTGCCgatggtgatggtgatggtgatgCCTATGGGTGCTGCGATAGTGTACAAGCTGTACAGAGCACTAACCTACGGTGTATCACCCTTGGTGTACCTTCACTTACGCTGGCGCAAAATCCGAGGTCGCGAGCACCCTCTCCGCTGGCCTGAGCGTCTGGGGCGCCCCTCCGTGTCACGGCCGCCGGGCCCACTCATCTGGTTCCACGCCGTCTCTTTAGGTGAGGGAATGGCTGCGATTCCTGTTATCAAGCATTGCCGCCGCTTGAGGCctgatttacacattttgaTGACTACCACCACCTACTCTGCTTT TGAAGTGATAAAGAATCGGCTTCCAAGTGGTGTTATATATCAg TTTTGCCCACTTGATATTCCCGTTGCCGTGGATGCTTTCCTTGGCTATTGGAAGCCAAGTGCAATCATAATAATAGAGGGTGAACTGTGGCCTAATCTTATTATGGGTGCTTCAAAACATGGT ATTGCATTGGGGTTGCTAAATGCTCGGGTGTCCACTAAATCCTTTAAACAATGGTCAGGACCTTTGTTTCGTCCGCTGATATCATTATTGCTGTCAAAATTTTCCTTGATTGCTCCTTTG AGCACCTTGCAGGCAATTCGCTTTCAGCTACTAGAAGCCTCACCTTTTACCATCAACTTTTCTGGTGACTTGAAATATG TACATGAATATGATGAATCTGAGGGAGATATAGGAAGTATAGAAGATCTGAAGGCATCACTTGCCCACAGGCAGGTCTGGATGGCTTCTTCCATACACAGGGGTGAAGAGAAAG TGCAGAAATTGCAGAAAGAAGGGGAAGTTGTAGCTTTGAGGTCTCGGCATGAAAAGCTTATGCCACGAACAAATGTATATGTGGTGGACACATTAG GTGAGTTAAGACAGTTGTATAAATTAACTCCAATAGCTGTAATTGGAGGTTCTTTTTTGCCCGGTTTAGCTGGCCATAACATATCagaagctgctgctgctggctGCGCTGTTTTAACTG GTCCTCACATTGGGCATTACTCAAACATGGTGTCGGCAATGCAAAGATTAAACCCTAAGTCAGTCCTGCAG GTTTCCGGAAAGTCAGAGCTTGAAGAAGCTGTCTCGCAGCTCTTTAGTGACGCCAGAGTACTGGAAGCACAACAAATGGCTGCAAAACAAGCATTTTGTGCGCTGTCAAGTGGCATTGTTGCCAATGtttggaatttattaaattttcatgtttTCCGGCGGGCTTTATGCTAG
- the LOC102618254 gene encoding probable 3-deoxy-D-manno-octulosonic acid transferase, mitochondrial isoform X4, with translation MGPPGPLPTMRITKTKINGPAKKEKKWNVAIRLPMVMVMVMPMGAAIVYKLYRALTYGVSPLVYLHLRWRKIRGREHPLRWPERLGRPSVSRPPGPLIWFHAVSLGEGMAAIPVIKHCRRLRPDLHILMTTTTYSAFEVIKNRLPSGVIYQIALGLLNARVSTKSFKQWSGPLFRPLISLLLSKFSLIAPLSTLQAIRFQLLEASPFTINFSGDLKYVHEYDESEGDIGSIEDLKASLAHRQVWMASSIHRGEEKVMLAVHKVLMQKNPNLVTIIVPRHPQHGKEIAQKLQKEGEVVALRSRHEKLMPRTNVYVVDTLGELRQLYKLTPIAVIGGSFLPGLAGHNISEAAAAGCAVLTGPHIGHYSNMVSAMQRLNPKSVLQVSGKSELEEAVSQLFSDARVLEAQQMAAKQAFCALSSGIVANVWNLLNFHVFRRALC, from the exons ATGGGGCCACCGGGCCCCTTACCTACCATGCGCAtcaccaaaacaaaaattaacgGTCCGGcgaagaaagagaagaaatggAACGTTGCCATTAGGCTGCCgatggtgatggtgatggtgatgCCTATGGGTGCTGCGATAGTGTACAAGCTGTACAGAGCACTAACCTACGGTGTATCACCCTTGGTGTACCTTCACTTACGCTGGCGCAAAATCCGAGGTCGCGAGCACCCTCTCCGCTGGCCTGAGCGTCTGGGGCGCCCCTCCGTGTCACGGCCGCCGGGCCCACTCATCTGGTTCCACGCCGTCTCTTTAGGTGAGGGAATGGCTGCGATTCCTGTTATCAAGCATTGCCGCCGCTTGAGGCctgatttacacattttgaTGACTACCACCACCTACTCTGCTTT TGAAGTGATAAAGAATCGGCTTCCAAGTGGTGTTATATATCAg ATTGCATTGGGGTTGCTAAATGCTCGGGTGTCCACTAAATCCTTTAAACAATGGTCAGGACCTTTGTTTCGTCCGCTGATATCATTATTGCTGTCAAAATTTTCCTTGATTGCTCCTTTG AGCACCTTGCAGGCAATTCGCTTTCAGCTACTAGAAGCCTCACCTTTTACCATCAACTTTTCTGGTGACTTGAAATATG TACATGAATATGATGAATCTGAGGGAGATATAGGAAGTATAGAAGATCTGAAGGCATCACTTGCCCACAGGCAGGTCTGGATGGCTTCTTCCATACACAGGGGTGAAGAGAAAG TAATGTTAGCAGTTCACAAAGTTCTCATGCAAAAGAACCCTAATTTGGTTACTATCATTGTGCCTCGACATCCGCAACATGGAAAGGAAATTGCTCAA AAATTGCAGAAAGAAGGGGAAGTTGTAGCTTTGAGGTCTCGGCATGAAAAGCTTATGCCACGAACAAATGTATATGTGGTGGACACATTAG GTGAGTTAAGACAGTTGTATAAATTAACTCCAATAGCTGTAATTGGAGGTTCTTTTTTGCCCGGTTTAGCTGGCCATAACATATCagaagctgctgctgctggctGCGCTGTTTTAACTG GTCCTCACATTGGGCATTACTCAAACATGGTGTCGGCAATGCAAAGATTAAACCCTAAGTCAGTCCTGCAG GTTTCCGGAAAGTCAGAGCTTGAAGAAGCTGTCTCGCAGCTCTTTAGTGACGCCAGAGTACTGGAAGCACAACAAATGGCTGCAAAACAAGCATTTTGTGCGCTGTCAAGTGGCATTGTTGCCAATGtttggaatttattaaattttcatgtttTCCGGCGGGCTTTATGCTAG
- the LOC102618254 gene encoding probable 3-deoxy-D-manno-octulosonic acid transferase, mitochondrial isoform X1, with protein sequence MGPPGPLPTMRITKTKINGPAKKEKKWNVAIRLPMVMVMVMPMGAAIVYKLYRALTYGVSPLVYLHLRWRKIRGREHPLRWPERLGRPSVSRPPGPLIWFHAVSLGEGMAAIPVIKHCRRLRPDLHILMTTTTYSAFEVIKNRLPSGVIYQFCPLDIPVAVDAFLGYWKPSAIIIIEGELWPNLIMGASKHGIALGLLNARVSTKSFKQWSGPLFRPLISLLLSKFSLIAPLSTLQAIRFQLLEASPFTINFSGDLKYVHEYDESEGDIGSIEDLKASLAHRQVWMASSIHRGEEKVMLAVHKVLMQKNPNLVTIIVPRHPQHGKEIAQKLQKEGEVVALRSRHEKLMPRTNVYVVDTLGELRQLYKLTPIAVIGGSFLPGLAGHNISEAAAAGCAVLTGPHIGHYSNMVSAMQRLNPKSVLQVSGKSELEEAVSQLFSDARVLEAQQMAAKQAFCALSSGIVANVWNLLNFHVFRRALC encoded by the exons ATGGGGCCACCGGGCCCCTTACCTACCATGCGCAtcaccaaaacaaaaattaacgGTCCGGcgaagaaagagaagaaatggAACGTTGCCATTAGGCTGCCgatggtgatggtgatggtgatgCCTATGGGTGCTGCGATAGTGTACAAGCTGTACAGAGCACTAACCTACGGTGTATCACCCTTGGTGTACCTTCACTTACGCTGGCGCAAAATCCGAGGTCGCGAGCACCCTCTCCGCTGGCCTGAGCGTCTGGGGCGCCCCTCCGTGTCACGGCCGCCGGGCCCACTCATCTGGTTCCACGCCGTCTCTTTAGGTGAGGGAATGGCTGCGATTCCTGTTATCAAGCATTGCCGCCGCTTGAGGCctgatttacacattttgaTGACTACCACCACCTACTCTGCTTT TGAAGTGATAAAGAATCGGCTTCCAAGTGGTGTTATATATCAg TTTTGCCCACTTGATATTCCCGTTGCCGTGGATGCTTTCCTTGGCTATTGGAAGCCAAGTGCAATCATAATAATAGAGGGTGAACTGTGGCCTAATCTTATTATGGGTGCTTCAAAACATGGT ATTGCATTGGGGTTGCTAAATGCTCGGGTGTCCACTAAATCCTTTAAACAATGGTCAGGACCTTTGTTTCGTCCGCTGATATCATTATTGCTGTCAAAATTTTCCTTGATTGCTCCTTTG AGCACCTTGCAGGCAATTCGCTTTCAGCTACTAGAAGCCTCACCTTTTACCATCAACTTTTCTGGTGACTTGAAATATG TACATGAATATGATGAATCTGAGGGAGATATAGGAAGTATAGAAGATCTGAAGGCATCACTTGCCCACAGGCAGGTCTGGATGGCTTCTTCCATACACAGGGGTGAAGAGAAAG TAATGTTAGCAGTTCACAAAGTTCTCATGCAAAAGAACCCTAATTTGGTTACTATCATTGTGCCTCGACATCCGCAACATGGAAAGGAAATTGCTCAA AAATTGCAGAAAGAAGGGGAAGTTGTAGCTTTGAGGTCTCGGCATGAAAAGCTTATGCCACGAACAAATGTATATGTGGTGGACACATTAG GTGAGTTAAGACAGTTGTATAAATTAACTCCAATAGCTGTAATTGGAGGTTCTTTTTTGCCCGGTTTAGCTGGCCATAACATATCagaagctgctgctgctggctGCGCTGTTTTAACTG GTCCTCACATTGGGCATTACTCAAACATGGTGTCGGCAATGCAAAGATTAAACCCTAAGTCAGTCCTGCAG GTTTCCGGAAAGTCAGAGCTTGAAGAAGCTGTCTCGCAGCTCTTTAGTGACGCCAGAGTACTGGAAGCACAACAAATGGCTGCAAAACAAGCATTTTGTGCGCTGTCAAGTGGCATTGTTGCCAATGtttggaatttattaaattttcatgtttTCCGGCGGGCTTTATGCTAG
- the LOC102618821 gene encoding leucine-rich repeat receptor-like protein kinase PXC1, with amino-acid sequence MKKAYLFLLSLPLSLLSVSSSNPNDTSALTLFRLQTDTHGNLLSNWTGADACAAAWTGVVCSPKSQRVVSLSLPSHSLRGPIAPLSLLDQLRFLDLHDNRLNGTILPLTNCTNLKLAYLSGNDFSAEIPHQISALNGILRLDLSDNNIRGRIPEQVTNLTRLLTLRLQNNELTGRIPDLSSSLKDLKELNVSNNELYGRVPEGLLKKFGEQSFVGNEGLCGSSPLPACSFSGDTPPDVASAPETVPSNPSSMPQRPAFGQEKTRSKKGLSTAAIVAIVLGNCVALLVVTSFVVAYCCRGDRSSISSDKQQRRSGSNYGSEKRVYANGGNDSDGTSGTDTSKLVFYERKKQFELEDLLRASAEMLGKGSLGTVYKAVLDDGSIVAVKRLKDANPCARKEFEQYMDVIGKLKHPNVVKLRAYYYAKEEKLLVYDYLPNGSLHSLLHGNRGPGRIPLDWTTRISLVLGAARGLARIHQEYGTAKVPHGNVKSSNVLLDKNGVACISDFGLSLLLNPVQAIARLGGYKAPEQAEVKRLSQKADVYSFGVLLLEVLTGRAPSQYPSPTRPRVDEEEQAVDLPKWVRSVVKEEWTAEVFDQELLRYKNIEEELVSMLHVGLACVVSQPEKRPTMAEVAKMIEDIRVEQSPLGEEYDESRNSLSPSLATTEDGLAGY; translated from the exons ATGAAGAAAGCttatctctttcttctttctctgcCTCTCTCACTTCTCTCCGTTTCTTCTTCAAACCCGAATGACACAAGTGCCCTCACGCTTTTTCGCCTCCAGACCGACACTCACGGCAACCTCCTCTCCAACTGGACGGGCGCCGACGCGTGCGCCGCAGCATGGACCGGCGTCGTTTGCTCGCCCAAAAGCCAGCGCGTGGTTTCACTCTCCCTCCCCTCCCATTCACTACGTGGACCCATCGCCCCCCTCTCCCTCCTCGACCAGCTCCGCTTCCTCGACCTCCACGACAACCGCTTGAACGGCACCATTTTGCCCCTCACCAACTGCACCAACCTCAAACTCGCTTACCTCTCCGGCAACGACTTCTCCGCCGAAATCCCGCACCAAATATCGGCCCTCAATGGGATTCTCCGCTTAGATTTATCGGATAACAACATCCGCGGCAGAATTCCGGAACAAGTGACGAACTTGACCCGGCTCTTGACTCTCCGGTTACAGAACAATGAGCTCACTGGTCGAATCCCCGATTTATCGTCCTCGCTTAAGGATTTAAAAGAGCTTAACGTGTCAAACAACGAACTCTACGGTCGCGTACCGGAAGGtttgttgaagaaattcgGGGAGCAGAGCTTTGTCGGGAATGAAGGACTCTGCGGGTCTAGTCCCTTGCCGGCATGCTCGTTCAGCGGAGACACACCTCCGGATGTTGCATCGGCTCCTGAAACAGTGCCGTCTAACCCGAGTTCAATGCCGCAGAGGCCAGCATTTGGTCAGGAAAAGACCAGATCAAAGAAAGGACTGAGCACTGCTGCTATTGTGGCAATTGTGTTAGGCAATTGCGTGGCGCTCTTGGTGGTGACTTCATTTGTTGTTGCTTATTGCTGTCGTGGAGACCGGAGTTCAATTTCGAGTGATAAGCAGCAGAGGAGaagtgggagcaattatgggAGCGAAAAAAGGGTGTACGCGAATGGAGGCAATGACAGCGATGGAACTAGTGGGACGGATACGAGTAAGCTTGTGTTCTACGAAAGGAAGAAGCAGTTTGAGCTTGAAGATTTGTTGAGAGCTTCGGCGGAGATGCTTGGAAAGGGAAGTCTTGGGACTGTTTACAAGGCGGTTCTCGATGACGGCAGCATTGTTGCTGTTAAAAGATTGAAAGATGCAAACCCTTGTGCAAGAAAGGAGTTTGAGCAATATATGGATGTTATTGGGAAGCTTAAGCATCCAAATGTTGTTAAACTCAGAGCTTATTATTATGCCAAGGAGGAGAAACTTCTTGTTTATGATTATCTGCCTAATGGAAGCTTGCATTCGCTTCTCCATG GGAATCGAGGGCCGGGGAGGATTCCATTGGATTGGACGACGAGGATTAGCTTGGTTTTGGGGGCGGCTAGAGGGCTTGCAAGGATTCATCAAGAGTATGGTACAGCCAAAGTACCACACGGAAATGTCAAGTCATCAAATGTGTTACTTGACAAGAATGGTGTTGCTTGCATTTCTGATTTTGGGCTGTCACTGCTTTTAAATCCAGTTCAGGCAATTGCGAGATTAGGTGGGTACAAGGCCCCTGAACAAGCTGAAGTTAAGAGACTTTCACAGAAGGCTGATGTGTACAGTTTCGGAGTCTTGTTGTTGGAAGTGCTGACAGGCAGAGCTCCATCACAGTACCCTTCGCCTACTCGTCCACGGGTAGACGAAGAGGAGCAGGCGGTGGACCTTCCAAAATGGGTGCGATCAGTGGTGAAGGAAGAGTGGACAGCAGAAGTGTTCGATCAAGAACTTTTGAGGTATAAGAACATTGAAGAAGAGCTTGTGTCAATGCTCCATGTGGGTCTAGCCTGTGTTGTGTCACAGCCCGAAAAGAGGCCTACAATGGCAGAAGTTGCAAAGATGATTGAGGATATCAGAGTCGAGCAGTCTCCTCTTGGAGAGGAATACGATGAATCGCGCAATTCACTCTCTCCTTCCCTCGCAACCACTGAAGATGGACTAGCTGGTTACTGA